The Elaeis guineensis isolate ETL-2024a chromosome 13, EG11, whole genome shotgun sequence genome includes a region encoding these proteins:
- the LOC105055864 gene encoding LOW QUALITY PROTEIN: probable L-gulonolactone oxidase 4 (The sequence of the model RefSeq protein was modified relative to this genomic sequence to represent the inferred CDS: inserted 1 base in 1 codon): MATFLALLTLSLSLFHLPARGSPPGPVINCTSGHINCTVTNAYGAFPDRSTCLVAAVTYPTNERELLLAVSNASFAKQHMKAVSAYAHSIPKLSCPGGPSGAGLAISTLRLNKSVHVDLASSRMTVEAGITLRALLDVAAANGLALPHSPYWEGVTLGGLLGTGSHGSSVFGKGSAVHEYVVGMRLVVPSSVQINGLYAMVVSLGEDDPDLLAAKVSLGVLGVVSQVTLQLEPMFKRSVTNRVRRDEXFEQTIASFASTTQYGDIIWYPSQAIVIYRDDVKLPINATGKGENDFLGFRPQARLVIKSTRALEELAEAREDANGRCLLARTQVISLLLLGMGLKNNDGSIVDFTGYPVIGNQSDMQSSGSCLRSPEDNVQTACGWDPRIPGIFYHQTTVSIPFTSIASFIGDVKKLRDANPEALCGTELYLGFLMRFVRNSTAFLGKIEDSVDIDMTYYRSRDPEQPRLFEDVLEEIEQMALFKYNGLPHWGKNRNIGFLKVREKLGAKGDKFGSVMEKYDQEGLFSSDWTDAVLGLRGKEVVTSGKGCALEGLCICSVDNHCAPEKGYYCRPGHVYEEARVCRKIQTAEELQKRNDVGQNMMSNVAR; encoded by the exons ATGGCCACCTTCCTTGCACTCCTCACCCTAAGCCTGTCCCTTTTCCATCTCCCGGCGAGGGGGTCACCACCGGGCCCGGTAATCAATTGCACGTCCGGCCACATCAACTGCACCGTGACCAATGCCTACGGCGCTTTCCCCGACCGCAGCACCTGCCTCGTTGCTGCCGTCACCTACCCCACCAATGAACGGGAGCTCCTCCTGGCCGTCTCCAATGCCTCGTTTGCAAAGCAGCACATGAAGGCGGTCAGCGCCTACGCCCACAGCATCCCCAAGCTGTCGTGCCCCGGCGGGCCGAGCGGCGCAGGGCTGGCAATCAGCACCTTGCGCCTGAACAAGTCGGTGCACGTGGACTTGGCCAGCTCGCGCATGACAGTGGAGGCCGGGATCACTCTGCGGGCGCTGCTGGACGTGGCGGCCGCCAACGGCCTTGCGTTGCCCCACTCGCCGTACTGGGAAGGGGTGACGCTGGGGGGCCTGCTCGGGACCGGCTCGCACGGGAGCTCGGTGTTCGGCAAGGGCTCGGCGGTGCATGAGTACGTCGTCGGAATGAGGCTGGTGGTGCCAAGCTCGGTGCAGATCAACGGGCTCTACGCAATGGTCGTCAGCCTCGGAGAGGATGATCCTGACCTCTTGGCTGCCAAGGTTTCTCTGGGTGTGCTTGGAGTTGTTTCTCAG GTCACTCTCCAGCTGGAACCCATGTTCAAGCGCTCCGTCACCAACAGGGTCCGAAGAGACG CTTTTGAGCAGACCATCGCCTCATTTGCCTCCACTACGCAATACGGCGATATTATTTGGTACCCCTCACAAGCTATCGTTATCTACAGGGACGACGTCAAACTTCCTATCAACGCTACTGGGAAAGGCGAGAACGATTTCTTAGGGTTCCGACCGCAAGCCAGGCTTGTCATAAAGTCCACCCGTGCTTTAG AGGAATTAGCCGAGGCAAGGGAGGATGCCAATGGAAGATGCTTGCTAGCTAGAACGCAAGTGATCAGTTTACTCCTCCTTGGCATGGGCCTTAAGAACAATGATGGCAGTATCGTAGATTTCACGGGCTATCCAGTCATCGGAAATCAAAGTGACATGCAATCCTCGG GGTCATGCCTGAGAAGCCCGGAGGACAACGTCCAGACAGCCTGCGGATGGGACCCTCGAATTCCAGGAATCTTCTATCACCAAACTACAGTGAGCATACCCTTCACCAGCATCGCCAGCTTCATCGGCGATGTAAAGAAGCTCCGCGACGCCAACCCCGAAGCTCTCTGTGGCACGGAGCTGTATCTCGGCTTCCTCATGCGCTTCGTCCGTAACTCCACAGCCTTCCTCGGCAAAATAGAAGACTCGGTCGACATAGACATGACCTACTACCGCTCCCGTGACCCGGAACAGCCCCGGCTATTCGAGGATGTGCTCGAAGAGATCGAGCAGATGGCGTTGTTCAAGTACAACGGGTTGCCACACTGGGGCAAGAACAGAAACATTGGCTTTTTGAAGGTGAGGGAGAAGCTGGGAGCCAAAGGGGACAAGTTTGGGAGCGTGATGGAGAAGTACGACCAGGAGGGTTTGTTCTCGTCGGACTGGACGGATGCCGTGTTGGGGCTAAGAGGGAAAGAGGTGGTGACCTCGGGGAAGGGCTGTGCTTTGGAGGGGCTGTGCATCTGCTCCGTTGATAACCACTGCGCACCAGAGAAGGGGTACTACTGCAGGCCGGGCCACGTCTATGAAGAAGCTCGAGTGTGCCGGAAGATCCAAACAGCTGAGGAGCTACAAAAGAGGAACGATGTCGGCCAAAATATGATGTCAAATGTTGCACGATGA